GCGGTTTGACCGTCACTTTACTGCCTTGCTCCCGTTGGCATTTCCCCATCCGCATTACAAAATGCCGTAGTTATTGCCAATTTTACAACATTTCACAATCAATTTCGCGAAATATTGTAGACGACCTGAGGGCCCTCGACTTAAATATTTGAATTTATTGTATTTTTCTCGTTGGCACGCTTGTCGCTCTAAGGAGAGGCAAGACAACCATGTCAAGGAGTATCTCATGGCCAAGCTGCTCTACGTCACCTGCAATGTCAGGCCTCAGAATCAATCGCTCACCCTTTCGCTCGGCAATGAATTTCTGGAGGAATACCTTCGCCGAAATCCGCGGGACGAGGTGCAGGTCCTCGACGTCTACCGCGACAGCATCCAGCGCGCCGACCAGGATGTGCTCAACGCCTGGCGACGGATCGAACGGGGCGAGGATTACGCCCTGCTGGCCGAAGAAGAGCGGCGCAAGATGAGTCGCATCTGGCGTCTCGCCGACCAGTTCAGCCGGTGCGAGAAGTACGTCTTCGTCACCCACAGTCTCAATCTCTGGTTTCCGGCCGAGTTCAAGATGTACATCGACGCGATCTGTGTTCCCGACCGTACCTATCGCCTGACGCCGCACGGGGCGAAAGGGATGCTTCCCGACCTCGGCAGAAAAGCCCTGCATTTGCACGCAGGCCCCTCTTTCGTCTTTGAACAGGAGCAGGATCTGAGCGTCCCCTATCTGCGCTCGATCCTCCGATTCCTCAGCGTGGCGGATCAGGAGACGGTGCTCCTTGCGGGTGATGACGCCGAACAAGGGAGCAAAAGCGAGTACGAAACGGCCCGGCAGAAGCTGTTGTCACTGGCTCGCCGATTTTGAATTGCTCGCTTTCAAAGCGGCGGAAAAGTGATTAGTCATTTTCTTGCGAAGCTCATTAAAAAACGGAAAATCAACCACCAACACTGTCGCCGATACAGTGGTGGTCGGAAGGATCAGGAAGGGATCATCCGCCATGAAAAACAGGTTTCGATCAATTGTCGCGGTGATGTGCCTGACGCTCTCGGGAGTCTCCCTGAGCGCCTGCTCAGGAGAACCGCAAACCAAGGAGCCGGACAGCGCCGCCGTCCCAGTGATCGTCGGGAAGGTCCAACAGGTGCAGGAGCTGGAAACGATCTCCGTGAGCGGGACGGTTTCGACACCCAACGCGTCCGCAAACCTGGGCTTTCTGGTTTCGGGCAAGGTGGTGTTCGTGGGACCGCGGGAGGGAGAATTCGTGGAAAAGGGGCAGGTTCTGGCCCGGATCGACCCCACCGACTACACCCTGTCCGTAAACGCCGCCGAAGCACAGGCGGCCAACGCGCGCGCGGCCATGGAAAAGGCGATGAGTTCGGCGCGTCCGGAGCTGCTGGAGCAGGCCCGCATCGCCCTGGAGCGGGCCGAGGACGAGCACCGGCGCATGAAGATGCTCTACGACTCGAAGAGCCTGGCACCCAACGACTATCTGAAATACAAGGCCGCTTTCGAGCGCGCCCGGCAGGAGTATGAACAGGCGAAGTTCGGCGGCCAGAGGGAAGACAAGGCTCTGGCGAAGGCGACCTACGACCAGGCCGTCGCCCAGTTGGCGATCGCCAGGAAGGCTCTGTCCGATGCGACCCTGCTGGCCCCGACCAGCGGCTACATCGCCCAAAGGTCCATCGAGCCGGGCGATACCGCCGCAGCGGGGCGACCCGTCTTTGAGATCGTTCAGATGGAACCTGTGGAAGTGAATGTCGGCATCCCGGAGACAGACGTTCACCGCGTCAGGATCGGGCAGAAGGCGGCGATTACGGTTCCCGCGCTCCCCGAAAAGTTCTTCGAGGGCACGGTGTGCCTCATCAACGTCTCGGCCGACCCCAACACCCGAACCTACATGGCCAGGATCGCGGTGGAGAATCCGGAGCGCCTGCTGCGCGTCGGGATGGTGGCGGAAGCCGCCATCCGCGGCGACCGGACGATCGCCTTGGCGACGCTCCCGGGGGAGGCGGTGGTGCGTGATCCCCAGGGAGCGACGCAGGTCTTCGTCTACTACCCCGATCAGCAGCGCGTCTACGCCAAGCGGGTGGAAATCGGCGCCGCCGCCGGAAGAGACATCGAGATCAGGAGTGGGCTTGAAGGTAGCGAGCTGATCGTTCTGGCCGGACAGACCAGGCTCAGAAACGGCCTGCTCGTCTCGGCCACGGAACAGACGCTCACGAAATAACGCCTCAGGAATTGGACAGATATGAAACCGATCAAGTTTTCCCTTCGCTATCCCGTCGTTACGCTCATTCTGACGGCCATGGTCGTCCTGGTCGGTATCCATGCCTTCCTGAACATGCAGCGGACGGAAGATCCGACGATCACCATCCGAACCGGGCTGGTGTTCGCGCTCTACCCGGGAGCGACCTCGGAGCAGGTGGAAAAGCAGGTCACGAAGACCCTGGAAAAACACATCTTCAAGTTCCCCGAGGTACGCAAGGAAAAGACCTATTCCACGAGCCGCCCAGGACTCGTCGTCATCAACGTCGAACTGGAGGACAACGTCAGAAATTCCGACCAGTTCTGGGCCAAGCTGCGCCACGAGATGAACGTGGTCAGGAGCACCGAGCTCCCCGACGGGGTGCGGGGGCCGGTGGTCAATTCCGATTTCGGCGACACCGTCGCCATGCTGATCGCCGTCCACGGCAAGCGCTACGGCTACCGCGAACTGCGGGACTTCGCGGACAAGATCCAGGACGAGATGCGCACCGTGCGCGAGGTGGGAAAGCTCGCGACCTACGGGACGCAGTCGGAGGAAGTCTGGGTCACCGGCAGCCTGGAGCGGATGGCGCAGTATTTCGCCGACCCTCGCCAGGTGGCCAGCGCCCTTGCGCAACGCAATGTCATCCAGGCCACCGGACATTTCGAGGCCGACCGGTCGAAGATCCCGATGCGGACGACCGGAATCTTCAATACCGAGAATGAGATACGGAACGTGCTGGTCGACGTCTCCAGGGATGGCCAACCGGTCTATGTCAAGGATTTCGCCGAGGTGGAGCGCCGATACCAGGACCCGACGTTCCTGGTGCGCTACGACGGCGAGCCGTGCCTGCTCCTCTCGGTGGAGATGCAGAAGGGGAAGAACATCGTCGAACTCGGCGAACAACTCGATCACGTTTTCCAGCGTCTTGAGGTCCTGCTTCCCCCCGACGTTCAACTTGATCTGGTAGCCAACCAGCCGGGGGTGGTCGAGGAGCGGATTGCGAATCTGAGCCACGAGTTCCTGCTGGCCATCATTTCCGTGGTGATTGTCACCATCGTGCTCCTTCCCCTGCGGGTGGCTCTCATCGCCGCCCTGGCCATACCGATCACCCTCTGCGGCACCCTCGGGATCATGAACGCCTTCGGCATCGCTCTGCATCAGGTGTCCATCGCCGCGCTCATCGTGGTCCTCGGCATCGTGGTGGACGACGCCATCGTCATCGCCGACAACTACGTCGAGCTTCTGGACCACAAGGTTCCCATAAGCGAAGCGGCCTGGCGGTCGGCGAGCGACGTCTTCGTCCCGGTTCTCACCGCGACCATCACCATCATCGCATCCTTTTTGCCGCTGCTGATCCTGACGGGCTCCGTCGGCGAGTTTATCATGGCGCTCCCCCTCACGGTGGCGATCGCGCTGGCGACTTCCTTCATCGTGGCGGTCTTCCTGACCCCCATCCTCTGCCGGTTCTTCATCAAGAAAGGGCTGCACGATCACGACGCCGTGAAGGAGGACGGCAAGAAGAAAAAGAGTCTGCTCGATCGGCTGCAGGACCTCTACGCTAGGGTGATCAATACTTTCATGAAGAAAAAGTGGTTGGCCTTCACCCTCGGGGGGGCAGCGATCGCCGTGGGGGTCGTGCTCTTCGCCTTGGTGCCGCAGCAGTTCTTCCCTTCAGCGGAACGTAACCAATTCGTGATCGACGTATGGATGCCCCAGGGGACGCGCATCGAGGCGACCGACGCCGTCATGGTGCGAATCGAAAAAGAACTGGGCTCCCGCAAAGGAGTCGAGCACTACGCGACCTTTGTCGGCCAGAGCGCCCCCAGATTCTATTACAACGTCAACCCGCAGCAGCCCGATGGCGCCTACGGCCAGTTCATCGTCAATACCGCTTCGGTGAAGGATACGACCCGGCTGGTGAAGGAGCTGCGCCCGGCACTGGCGACCCTGGCTCCTGAGGCCATGGTCATCGTGAAGGAACTCCAGCAGGGGGCCCAGATGGAGGCGCCGATCGAAGTGCGCATCGCCGGCGACGACATCGGGGAGCTGAAACGGCTGGGGGAAAAGGTGCGGGACATCCTGGAGAGCGTACCGTCATCCCAGTTCGTGCACCAGGACTACTTCAACGATTCGTACCGGATGGACGTCAAGGTTGACGACGAACTGGCCAACCGTCTCGGCATCACCGAGGCGTCGGTATCCCAGACCCTCTCCGGGGCCTTCGACGGCGCAACGGTCAGCACCTTCTGGGAAGGCGACCGCGCCGTCACCATCAAACTGCGGCTCGACGCGGCCTCGCGCGCCACCTTCGAGAACATCGGCAACACCTATGTCAACTCGGAGCTCACCCGCGCCCGGGTGCCGCTGCGCGCCGTCGCTTCCTTGTCTCCCGAGTGGCAGACGAGCCGGATCGTCCGCCGCAACGGCGTGCGCACCCTGACGGTGCGGGCCTTCGCGATACCGGGGCACTACGCCTCGCAGCTTCTGGAGCAGGCGAAACCGCAGATCGAGGCGCTGGCCTTGCCGCCGGGCTATCGCATCTATTACGGCGGCGAAAAAGACAACCAGGACGAGACCTTCCCGCAAATGCTCGTTGCCCTTGCTATCAGCCTGCTGGCGATCTTCCTCGTCCTGCTCGTGCAGTTCCGGAAGGCTCCCGATCCGCTGGTGGTCATGGCCTCCATCCCGCTCACCCTCTTCGGGGCGATGCTGGGGCTCGTCATCACCCGCAACCCCTTCGGCTTTACCGCCTTCATGGGGCTCATCGCCCTGTGCGGCATCGTGGTGCGAAACGGCATCATCCTCGTCGACTACTGCAACGAGAAAGTCGCCGAGGGGGAACCTCTGGAGCAGGCGGCGCAGGAAGCGGGGGCACGGCGGCTGCGGCCGATCTTTCTCACCACCATGGCCGCCGCCTTCGGGGTGACGCCGATGATCCTCTCCGGATCGAGCCTGTGGAGCCCCCTGGCGAGCGTCATCGCCTTCGGCCTCGTTTTCTCCATGTTCTTCACGCTGCTGGTCATTCCCGTCCTCTTCGTGGTCGTCCATTCCCGCTCCCTGAAGCGAGGGACGGCCGCCGTGGCGGTCGCGGTCTGCGCCCTGCTCGCGGGGGGGCAGGAGGCCGGCGCCGAGCAGGCGATGTCTCCCCTGACGCTCCCACAGGCCGTCGAAATGGCTCTTCAGCAGAACGCGACGGTCAAAATTGCCCGGGGAAGGGTGTCGGAAACCGAAGGAAAAATCGTCTCCGTTCGCTCGCAATATTTCCCGCAGCTGACCAACAACACCAGGTATCTGGCTTTCTCCGAGAAGCAGGAGGTCACCGTTGCGGCCGGCACCCTGGGACAGGTTTCCGGAACCCCTTTCCCGGACCGGGACGTGAAGCTGGAGCAGGGCGATTCCACAATTCTCTTCATCGAAACCACTCTGGCGCAGCCGACGACGCAGCTTCTGAAGATCCGTGAAGCCAACAAAATGGCCCGGGCGGATCGCCGCATCGCGGCAGCGGAGTTGAACTATTCGGAAAACGAACTCACTCTATCGGTTCACCATCTCTATTACGCGCTGCTGGTGGCCGGCAAGGAAAAGGAGGCCGCCGAGGCTGACTTCACTGCGGCCCAGGAAATCCTGCGCGAGGCCGAGGATGGGGTACGGGCCGGAAACCTCCTCGAGGTGGCGGTCATCGGCGCGAGGGCCGACCTGCTCCAGCGCCGGCAGGCCCTGCTCGTCGCGGAGAAACGGATTGCCGATCTCACCGCCGACCTCAACGACCTTCTGGGCCTGCCGGGCAACGACCTTCTCATCGTGACCGAGGCCGGCTTGCCGGAGCTGACGGAACCGGCAAGGGACCAGGCTTACGAGCAGGCCCGCGCCCAAAACGGCGAGCTCATCGCCGCCCGCGAAACGCTGGAGAAGTCTCGGCATGCGGTACGGGCCGCCAAGTACGAATACATCCCCGACCTGACGCTCTTCGCCAAGCATGGCTACCAGGACGGCGCGCCCCTTCTGACGGAGAACATCGGCATCTTCGGGGTGGAGATGAGCTGGCACATTTTCGATTGGGGGAAGCGCAAGGGCGAAATCGGCCAGCGGGTCGCTCAGCAGTCGCAGGCGCAGGAGAGGTTGACCGCGACCGAGAGACGCATTGAGATCGACATCGACAAGGCTTTCCGGGATCTGGGACGTGCGCGACAGATGGTCGATGTCGCCCGGGAAGCTCTGGCGTTATTCCAAGAGAATACGCGGATCAGCGACGACGGAATCCGTGCGGGAACGGTGACCGCGGCCCAGCACGCCGAGACAGTGGCGGCATTGAAAAAGGCGGAAGCAGGTGAGTTACAGGCGTCGCTGCAATACCGGCTGGCCCTGGCCGAGCTCGACCGAATCATGGGAGTCCTTGCAACAACACGCTAGGCCATATGCCCCAAGGCAGAAAAATATTTACCACCAATCACCCTGAGGGTC
The genomic region above belongs to Geoalkalibacter sp. and contains:
- a CDS encoding FMN-dependent NADH-azoreductase produces the protein MAKLLYVTCNVRPQNQSLTLSLGNEFLEEYLRRNPRDEVQVLDVYRDSIQRADQDVLNAWRRIERGEDYALLAEEERRKMSRIWRLADQFSRCEKYVFVTHSLNLWFPAEFKMYIDAICVPDRTYRLTPHGAKGMLPDLGRKALHLHAGPSFVFEQEQDLSVPYLRSILRFLSVADQETVLLAGDDAEQGSKSEYETARQKLLSLARRF
- a CDS encoding efflux RND transporter permease subunit; this encodes MKPIKFSLRYPVVTLILTAMVVLVGIHAFLNMQRTEDPTITIRTGLVFALYPGATSEQVEKQVTKTLEKHIFKFPEVRKEKTYSTSRPGLVVINVELEDNVRNSDQFWAKLRHEMNVVRSTELPDGVRGPVVNSDFGDTVAMLIAVHGKRYGYRELRDFADKIQDEMRTVREVGKLATYGTQSEEVWVTGSLERMAQYFADPRQVASALAQRNVIQATGHFEADRSKIPMRTTGIFNTENEIRNVLVDVSRDGQPVYVKDFAEVERRYQDPTFLVRYDGEPCLLLSVEMQKGKNIVELGEQLDHVFQRLEVLLPPDVQLDLVANQPGVVEERIANLSHEFLLAIISVVIVTIVLLPLRVALIAALAIPITLCGTLGIMNAFGIALHQVSIAALIVVLGIVVDDAIVIADNYVELLDHKVPISEAAWRSASDVFVPVLTATITIIASFLPLLILTGSVGEFIMALPLTVAIALATSFIVAVFLTPILCRFFIKKGLHDHDAVKEDGKKKKSLLDRLQDLYARVINTFMKKKWLAFTLGGAAIAVGVVLFALVPQQFFPSAERNQFVIDVWMPQGTRIEATDAVMVRIEKELGSRKGVEHYATFVGQSAPRFYYNVNPQQPDGAYGQFIVNTASVKDTTRLVKELRPALATLAPEAMVIVKELQQGAQMEAPIEVRIAGDDIGELKRLGEKVRDILESVPSSQFVHQDYFNDSYRMDVKVDDELANRLGITEASVSQTLSGAFDGATVSTFWEGDRAVTIKLRLDAASRATFENIGNTYVNSELTRARVPLRAVASLSPEWQTSRIVRRNGVRTLTVRAFAIPGHYASQLLEQAKPQIEALALPPGYRIYYGGEKDNQDETFPQMLVALAISLLAIFLVLLVQFRKAPDPLVVMASIPLTLFGAMLGLVITRNPFGFTAFMGLIALCGIVVRNGIILVDYCNEKVAEGEPLEQAAQEAGARRLRPIFLTTMAAAFGVTPMILSGSSLWSPLASVIAFGLVFSMFFTLLVIPVLFVVVHSRSLKRGTAAVAVAVCALLAGGQEAGAEQAMSPLTLPQAVEMALQQNATVKIARGRVSETEGKIVSVRSQYFPQLTNNTRYLAFSEKQEVTVAAGTLGQVSGTPFPDRDVKLEQGDSTILFIETTLAQPTTQLLKIREANKMARADRRIAAAELNYSENELTLSVHHLYYALLVAGKEKEAAEADFTAAQEILREAEDGVRAGNLLEVAVIGARADLLQRRQALLVAEKRIADLTADLNDLLGLPGNDLLIVTEAGLPELTEPARDQAYEQARAQNGELIAARETLEKSRHAVRAAKYEYIPDLTLFAKHGYQDGAPLLTENIGIFGVEMSWHIFDWGKRKGEIGQRVAQQSQAQERLTATERRIEIDIDKAFRDLGRARQMVDVAREALALFQENTRISDDGIRAGTVTAAQHAETVAALKKAEAGELQASLQYRLALAELDRIMGVLATTR
- a CDS encoding efflux RND transporter periplasmic adaptor subunit, which gives rise to MKNRFRSIVAVMCLTLSGVSLSACSGEPQTKEPDSAAVPVIVGKVQQVQELETISVSGTVSTPNASANLGFLVSGKVVFVGPREGEFVEKGQVLARIDPTDYTLSVNAAEAQAANARAAMEKAMSSARPELLEQARIALERAEDEHRRMKMLYDSKSLAPNDYLKYKAAFERARQEYEQAKFGGQREDKALAKATYDQAVAQLAIARKALSDATLLAPTSGYIAQRSIEPGDTAAAGRPVFEIVQMEPVEVNVGIPETDVHRVRIGQKAAITVPALPEKFFEGTVCLINVSADPNTRTYMARIAVENPERLLRVGMVAEAAIRGDRTIALATLPGEAVVRDPQGATQVFVYYPDQQRVYAKRVEIGAAAGRDIEIRSGLEGSELIVLAGQTRLRNGLLVSATEQTLTK